TCTGGCCCAGAAGAGTTGCGGGCAGCGAGTATTGGCAGTGGTCGAAGGTGACCATCGGGGTGTTGTCGGGAACCCGGCGGGTCACCCCCAACGCGGCGGTGTGGGGCAGGTCAGGAACCGCGTGCAGGGCCGGGCGTTCCTGAATGAGCATCTCGGCCGGCCGGCGTCCCGTGATCCGGTGCACGCGGGCGTTGATCTCGGTGGTGAAACCGGCGCATGCGGCTTCGACGTCGGCGAACGAGTCGTACTGCGGCAGGAGGTTGGTCTCAGTAGGCACGATGTCGGCTTTGGCGAGCTTCACCGCGTTCTCCACCCCACCCTTGGTGGCTGGGTCGGCGGGTTCACACGTCAGCACCGAAAGGCCGTAGTAGCGGCCGAAGGTGACCGCGGCCCGGTTGCGGACCGGAACTCCGGCGATGTGTCCAGTGGTGACGGTCTTCTCGTTGTCGGTGAGCAGGTAGGTCGGAGCACCACCGACGATGCGAAAGATGCGGTCCAGGCCGGCGAAGACACTGGGTGCGGTGCGGTCCCGCAAAGCCACCACGACGCGGTAGCGGCTCCACGCCAGCCACGCCACGAGCAGCACGATCTTGCGGCCGGCGACAAGGGGGCCGTCGGCGAAGTCGTACTGTAGCCACAGTCCTGGCTCGGTGATCCAGGGCCGGTGCACGCGTGTATTGCCAAGGCGCCATTGCGCTTTGATCTCCGCCAACGAACGGCGGGTGGTGCGGTCGGTGCCGGTGTAGCCCAACGCCACCAGCTTGTCGTGGGCTTTGTCGCCGCGGATCTTGCCCTTCGAATCAGCGACCCAGGTTTCCAGCAGGTCGCGCCAATCATCGATCATCCGGGCCCGCCGCGTGGCCGGGGGCAGCCCAGCGTTGCGATCCTCGACCGCTTTCTTCACGGTGTGGTGCGAGCACCCACACAGCTCGGCCGCGGCGCGGTAGGACCCGGTCAGGTCGTAGGCATTGAGTATTTCCATGAGTTCTCCGTCAGACTTCAAGTAGGTCTCTCCTGGGGTTGTCGGGTCGACTAGGCATCGACATCGAAACCGCAGGAGAGGCCGCCCCAGCGCAGACGCGCCGAACGACATCAAGTAGGTCTGGGCAGATTCATGGCCGCCTGCGGGCACTTTCGTATCCGCCGGTGGGCAGTTCTTATTGGCCGCGAACGGGCACTTTCATGTCCGCCAGTGGGCAGTTTTTCATGTCCGCCGACATATAGCGTCACTAATTCCTCGACCTGATCGGAAGGGCGGCGGAAACTGAGCTCGAGTGAGACGACGGGTACCGTCTCTTCTCCGCGGTCCAGCCGCGCCAGCAGGTCGTGTAGCGCCTGCGGCGTCGTCACATCTACGATCCAGCCATCGATACCGGGTCTGACGTGCCTGCCCACGTCGCCGCGATCGGATGCGATTACGGGCACGCCTGCCAGTAGGGCCTCGCGTGTAACGAGACCGAAGCTTTCCGGCCAAAGCGACGGGGCAGCAAGGATATCCATCTCGGCGTAGAGCTCGTGCACTCGTGTTTGCGGATAGCGGCCAACGAAGCGGACAAGCGACTCGCCCCAGCGGGACCGCCGAGATGATTCGAAGTCCATTGCGTGGTCCACAATGAGAAACTCAAGGTGTGGGAGCGAAGTCTCGCGTACGACCTCGCGCAGAAGGTCGTAGCCCTTATGCGCGCTCATGCCGCCAACGAAGCCGATGACAATCGGCGCGCCGTCGTGTCGGTGTCGGCGCTCAGGTAAAGCTGGCAGCTCGGTCACGCCGTTCTCGTTGACCCCAACTGTCGCCAGCCCCGCCGCTCGATAAACCTCTGCAAAGCTCTCCGAGACAGCCAGTACGCGGCTTGCCCGCCCCAGCAGCGCCATAAGGTCTAGGCGTCGCGCCAACAATTTCGCTCGTTCTTCGGAATCGGCGCCTACTAATTCGGATGCGGCCCATTCGGCCCAGCCGGGCGCAATCACCTCCCCCCGCGGACTGAAGAGGAACTGCGATACCGAGAGCCACCAGGCGTCGTGCACGGTCACTACCGTTGGCACGCCGCTGTCGCAGAGGGCCCGAAGCGCTGCGGCGGTCAGGAGCTGTACGCAGTGAACATGTGCTAGGTCGATTTGGTACTCGCGTACGAACCGCCGCACAAAGCTTTCGACTCGAGCATCCTCATGATCAGACCATGGACGCCGCGGGACGCTAATGCGCGTGACCATGGCAGCCCCATACCAGTACTGCTCGATGTGGTAAGGGCGTCGCGGATCGGGACTCTCGTCGGCGCACAACACATAGAGCTCAAACTCGTCTGGGTAGTGCTCGCTGATGTAACGGACCGAATCCTCAAGGATGCGCGTCGCCCCGCCGATCGATTGCGGCCAAAAGAAGACGTTCACGAAGAGTAGCCGGGTGCGCCGATGCTGAGCGGCGGCCCGTGGCGCGCCGAGCCCAAGGACCGATGAGAGACTGTCCACACCGGAGCGCCATGTGTAGTCCTGCTCAATCTTGCGTTTGGCTTCGGCCCCAATCCGCTTGCGGAGCGCTGGCTTGTCCACGAGGCGCAGCAACTCGTCGTGCCATTCTTTGGTCGTCCGTGCGAAGATCACGTCCTTCCCGTTCGCCAGCACATCCGCGTAGTTGCGGGACGGCGACACCACCGATGGGATACCGAAAATCCCTGCCTCGAACCATTTCAGCTCGCTTTTACAGTCCACCGCGATGCTGTCCTCCATCACGGCAATGTTGATATCTGCCTCGCGAACCAGGTCGACGTAGTCGCCGTATGTTTTGCCCGCTGGTTCGATCCTGACCCGGCTCGCGAAGCGGGCGAGCTCGGCAGGCGCGACGAACGCACCGACCAGGTGCAGCTCTACCTCAGGTCGTTTGTCCATAATGCGAGCGATAGCTGGGATTACGGACTCGTAGAATTCAGCCTTATGGGCTAAGGTCCCGCTGCCGAAAAAGATCCGGACCTTTTCGTCGTCTTTGCGCAGCCTCGGCAGCTTCGCGGTGGCGGCAAGCTCAAGTCCGACCATATTGCGATGTACTTGCACGCGTGCAGATGGTCCTAGGAGCTCGCGCGCAAGATCGGCCAGCGGTTGTGTTGAGACAATCACATCTCCTGCGGCGGACATGGCGACTTGAAAGAACGGGTTATCCATTGCCAGGTGCGTATGCGTGTCGCGCGTGATCAGCCCGGAGTAGCTCTCAAGAGGTCCAGGGAAGTGACGGTCGTCGAAGATCAGGTCGTCGATGTCGTAGAACAGCTTTACGCCCAGCCTCTTGGCATAGATGGTCAACATCAGAACGTCGGTGAAGGCTGGAAGCCTGAAGATGATGGCGTGGCTGGCGAAGCATAGTTGTTCATAAATTTCGGTGAGACTGACGCTGCCGAAATCGATTGGGACTGCATCGTATCCAGCCATGCGTAGGAATTCGACCTTCTGCTGGACGCGGTAGAGCCAGCATTGCGCCAGGTTCCGCGAGCCGATCACCAGGATGCGGGCGGGCCTGATTTGTTCATCGCTCACCGCCGCGGGCGTGGCCGCAAGATGCTGCGTTGCCTCTAGGCTGCGCAGCACGGCAAGGCCGTGTTCGAGAATCTCGAAGCGCTGCCGGCGCCCACCGGAGAGATCGCCCCGATTGGCGCGTTGCTGGGTGCGGCCAATCATTGCGTCAGTGAATCGTCGCAACTCGCCTTGGATCAGCTGAGCGGCCTGCTGGACGACGTTGGGATCCTTCTCGTAGACCTCTCCCGAGAGCCTGCAGAGCCAGTCCAGAGTCGGAAGGAAGTCGGCTGGGTTAGAAACGGTAAGCGCAGTTGACGCGCGGTAAGCAGCTAGAAAAAGGTTGGGAGCGGTGAGTTCTGGCTCGTCAATCGAGCCGAGATAGGCCGCGATTTCGTAGTTGGCCGACCTGCCCTCCAGAACCTGCACATAGGTCGATCGATAAAAGGGGTCTGCGCGCAGCGCGGGATCGAGCGAGCTGGCCACCTCTAACAGCCGTTCCGCGACGGCCTGTTCGTGAAATTCACGGAAGAGAAGTGCCGTGAACTCAGTGACCAGCGCAGCGAGATCCTCGAGGCCACCTTGCATCGCCCGCACGGAGACGACCCCGACATAGTCGTGGAGGGCTGGTAATAGGACTGGCCAAACGCGAGAACGGATTGTGTCGCCCGACTCGACTGAGATGGTCTCCTGCAGATGGTCGAAGATGCGCATCTGCGCCGCTATTGGCAGCCTGATGCTGCCAGTCATCGCCGCCAATATGAACGGCCAGAGTTTGGCGTTGTTCGTCGCCAACGGGCCGGACGGCGTGCCTCCGCTCAGGTGAGTCTTCGCCGCCAAGAACAGGCTTTCGACGTCCGCCTCGGATAATCCGGCGCGGCAGTGTTCGGTCCAGATGCTGATGAGCCGGTCGTACTCCGCATCCCTGAGAGGCGCCTGCGCCGCCTTGATGACGAGCGGTCCGGGTGGGAAGTGGACACGGCTGAAGATGTCGCCGGCGAATAGCAGTATCCCAGTGTCGGACGGTCTCGCGGCTCCGACGGCTTCGGCAATCGCCGCAGCCGCTCCCTCGATGTCCCCAGCTTTCACTAGCTCCTCGGCCCGGAATGCGTAACGAAGGGCTGGGTGAAATTGGGCCTGAGCGTCGTGCTCCCCGGCGTCGCTCGCCTCGGCAATACCCGGCCGGCCCCGCTCGTTCGTCCGCTTGACGGATTCAGGGCTGTCACCGTTTTTCTGCGTCGAGTCTGGCTTGGCGACAGCAAGCGGCCTTTCCTTCGCGGCGAGGTCGGCTACCAGGTCGTTGCCGGCTGCAGAGTTTTGCGCGCCCTTTTCGATGGGGGCGAGGACGAATGGCCCGGACTCGCGCTGCCCGGCAGCGATCTCGAACCGGCCGTGCAGTGTCCAGTGGTGGTGTCCTGACGAGAAAAGACCATCACGAACGGCCTGCGCGACGTCAGGAAAGGTGCGAAGGTACAGCTCCTCGTCGAACAGTTCGCGGCGTGGCGCATCATCCATTCCGAGAGACTCCTTAATTAAGGAAGAGGGTGGCGCCGGTTAAGACAACTAATACGCCGGGCAATTGGATCCTATGCACGTTCCGTCTATGAGGCCGGAATTTCGGATCTTTTGGCGAGCATGGGATAGCATTCCCTCCTGTGGGAATGGGCGTATGAAGGGCACGTACCGCGGTGAGGTCGAGCGGGAGAAGGTTCGTGAGAGCTTTCGTGGGCAGGTAGTTCCGAAATTGATGCGGCTTGAGGTGCAGCCGCTGCTGAACTTCTATCCCAATCAGCGCGATCTGATGGTGCTTGACATTGGGGCCAATAAGGGTCAGTGGACGCGAGCGCTGCTCAACGTGTTCGGCGACCGCGTGGGACGCGTCCATATGTTTGATCCGAGTCCTGAGAATTACCGCGAGCTGTGTAACCGTGAGGACAGTCTTGCCGGGCTTGGCATCGAGGAGTCCGAACGGATCACGGTGTACCCCAGTGCGATGGGCCGTACCCCGGGGATGGCCACGCTGTACACCAACGAGGATGGCAGTCCGCTTGGTTCGCTGATTGAACATGAGGAGCCCGGTTGGGGGGAGTGGGGCAAGGACATTCGCCTCGACACCACGATCGAGGTTCCAGTCGATACCGTCGATGACTTCATCTCCCGCAGCCAGATCGACTCGGTGGATATCATGAAGCTTGATACCGAGGGCTTTGAGATGGACGTGCTGCGCGGGGCGGCACAGTCGATCCACGAGGGCAGAATCAAGCTCATCCTCTTTGAGTTCGGCGTGAACCAGGTCGAGTCGCGTCACTTCTTCAAGGACTTCTGGCTGTTCCTCACCCACCGGCTCTACAAGATCTACTTCATCGACGACGCCGGCAAGCTGCACCCCATTTCCCGCTACGAGTACCGCTGGGAACAGTTCAACCGCAACTACGAATTCGTCGCCTTCCGCGGCGTTTAAAGCTTTTCGGCTGCGGGACTCGAGCCCCGACTCCGCTCCATGCGCGGAGATGCGGACAGGTGGGTTATTCGATGGCTGTTGCAGCACCCGCTGGGAGACAGTCCGCGGTCATGATGTCAAAAGTCTTGCGGGGAAGGCTGACAGGCGCGAATCGGCAGCGTGGGGCTTTACTGTGCTTTCGCACTCCGCGGTCGCTCTCATCCCGTAACATCAGCGCCCGTGACTGAGACGACCGAAGTCGCGCCGACGGTACCGGAAACATCCTCGCCGCCCGCGGTTTTCGCCCACAACCCCTCACTTGACGGTGTGCGCGCGATCGCGGTGTTGTTGGTCGTCGTCGCGCACGGCACCGTGCGATTACTTGCGCCACACCAGTGGACGTTCGTTGGCGGCATCGGTGTTGGCATCTTTTTTGTGCTGTCGGGTTACCTGATCACGTCGCTGCTGCTTCGTGAGCGCTCAAGTAGCGGACGGATCAGCCTGCGGGACTTTTACGTGCGGCGCGCGCTGAGGATCTGGCCGCTTTACTACGCTGCGCTTGCGCTTCATCTGATCGTGCTGCTGCATATCGACTCCCGACCATGGAGCAACGTTTGGGTGTCGACCTACTCACCCCAGTACGCCGAGTTCGGCCAAGTGTGGTGGTCTTACCTGATCTTCGCGCAGAACTACGTCTCCGACCTTCATCACGTATCTCTTGGCCTGGCGGTGTACTGGTCGCTCGCCATCGAGGAGCAGTACTACCTCGTCTGGCCGCTGATCCTTATCGCCTTGACAAGCAGCCGGATGCGGTGGCGCTGGGCTGTGCCGGCCTTCCTTCTCGGTGCGATCGTGCTCTCGTTCGTGCTGCGCGCGTTGACAATTGAGGGCCACCTCCGCGAGACCGGTGGCGGCGTCGAGTGGATGACACACACGAATATCTTTGGCCTGGCGGTGGGGTCGCTGTTGGCGTGGAGCCGCTGGGACCGCCTTCGCTACGGCGGAGCGGCCCGCGGCGGCGGTGGTTTCGGCGCGACGCTCGCCTGGGTCACCGTCGCCGCACTCGTCCTCCGCTGGACAGCTCCGATAACGGGCACCAAATGGGCTATGACATTGCCCTACGCCAAATACTGCGAACCGCTGCTGCTTTCAGTCGCTGTTGCGGCGATCATCGACTATGTTGCGGCGGGTGGAACGAGGTGGTCTCCGCTGCGGTGGTGGCCGATGGTCTACATCGGACGCGTGTCCTACGGCATGTATCTGCTTCACCCACTGGTCCTAGGTGTCGCCGTGCACGTCCTCGGCAAGAAAGGATGGGCTGAAGTGGGTATCTATGTGCTTTCGACGCTGGGCGTGGCAGCAGCATCATACGAGCTATTCGAAAAACGAATCCTAAGGCTCAAGCGGCGTTTCTCGCACGTGCCGTCATCAACGCAATCAAAATCGATCAGGCTGTCACGCATTGATTAGATTAACTATGTCGGTCAGCACACCGGTCTTGTGGATAACGCAGGTATATCTCGTCATGCCATCTACGTCCAAAAGTACGATTTTTCTACCCAGTTGTAGCTATCGGTCATCGTCTGACCCCCTCGGTTGAGTATAAGCACCAAAATATAGCTTTTAGCAGTCATGCAAGTTCGGCACGAGCGGCCGTAAAACGCAGTATTCTAAGTACCGACAATCGGCAGGTACTCCTTACCGGCATGTTAGAACCATCGTTTAGCTGAATTGGCCGAAGCGGCCGACGATTGAAAGGAATTCAATGCAACTGACTTTCAACCCCGATCGGCTGAGCGGCCTTGCGACCCTAGCCGTCGCGGGCGTAACCGTACTGTCATTGGGTGCGTGCAGTTCGTCGGACCATGAGAAGTCGCCAGCTCCGTCTTCTTCGCCGGCTGCCGCCAAAGGGAAAGACTCAGTCAACGGCTTGATCGCATCTGTGTCGGGTGACACGGTTCAGGTCACTGGGCAGGCTGGCACGGCCACTGTCGACGTTAGCAAGGCCAGCAAGATCACCGAGTGGACTAAGGCGCAGTTGAGCGATGTTGCTGCCGGGAATTGCGTGACCGCGCTCGGCGAACCAGCTCCGGCTCCCGGTGGCGGGCTTACGGCCCACGCCGTATCTCTGTCGCAAGAGGGGGGCGACAAAAAATGCTCCCAACCGAAGACCGGGCCTAAAAGCGTGGTTGGCACGGTTGCTTCCGTCGCGGGTAACACCATCACCGTGTCCGCAACTGACGCTAACGGTAAGCCTGCTGAGACCGCTGTGTCGGTCGTCGACAGTACGCAGTACAACAAGGCCGTCTCTGTAAACTCATCGAACATCTCGCAGGGCAAATGCATCGCTGCAGTGGGGACTAAGGAAGGTAACGGCGCGCTGCAGGCGACAGTTGTCACTTTGAGGCCCGCTCACGATGGCCGATGCCCGCAGCCTGCGCCAAAGAAGAAGTAGCTGCGTTGGCTGCTCGCTGAGCTGACGACTAAACCCTTTAGAGGTTGGCTTCCTACCGGCCAACCCAATCAGTAGCTCTGCCGCTGAATTGCTAACGGCGCGAGAAGCTCCCGACCGGGTACGGCGTGAATCAGCAACTTCGCGATCTGTCGATGCAACGTTCAACGGCGCGGCGCGTTGGGTTTCAGTTGAGTGTTGAGGTGCAGAGCACTTCGTCGAGGGTGGCGGTGTGTGGCGTGGTGTCGGTGGTTGGGTGTAGGCGTGTGGTGTCGTGCATTGCTGGGCCGGTGGCCATTGTTGTGGTGAGTAGGTAGCGGCCGGTGTTGGGTGCTCGGCGGATCGTTTTTTCGGCGGCGCTGGTGCCGGTCAGTTTGGCTGCGTCGTTGAGGTTGATGCCGACCTGTACGACTTGGGGTTCGGCGTCGAGCACTGCGGTCAGGCGGGTGATGTAGTGGTCGGGGGCGAAGAATCGCCAGCCGTGGCCTAGGTGCAGCCAGAGCCGTCCGTGGATGTGAGCGCGCAGCTGCGTGAGGTGGGCGGAGGGGTCGGTGCCCTCGACACCGGGGTCGGCGTCGATGAACTCGAGGAATTTGTAGCGTTGCTGCAGGGTGGCGCGGTCGGCGGTGGTGAGGCCGGTGTCGAGGGCGAGGAATCGTCCGATTCGTGGGGCGTCGAGGCAGCAGTTCAGGAATGTGTTGATGGTGTGCCCGGTGGTGTGAGGGTCGGTTCCGGTGATGAGGCTGACGGTGACCTCAGCGTGGCGGGTGGCGTTGGCGAGGCGGGCCACTGTTGCAGCGGGATACTGTTGGGTCGCCTCAAGCATGGCCGGTACTGAGTAGTCGCGGTTGGTTGCGATCCGTTGGCGCTCATCCTCGGGGATGTCAGGGCGGGCCAGTAGGCGCCGGCACAGTGTGAAGGCTTCTGCGCGGCGGCCGATCCAGAATGCGCAGGTTGCCTGCTCGTCGGCGGCGCGCCAGGTGTAGATCTCGGCGGAGTATCCCAGGACGAAGAGGTCGTTTTCGGGGAAGGGTGTTTCGGTGGCGCGCCGGGCGTATAGGTAGCCGAGCTGGTAGCGCTGTTCGTTGCGGCACCGAAAGGCGATGGCGTGCAGCGCTTCTGCGCGGGTTGGTCGAAATTCCCAGGCTTTGATGTAGGCGTCGTGAACCTCTGGCCAGGGTTCATCGAGTTCTGCCATTGAGGCTGCGAGCCGGTACATCGCCCAATAGACCTCTTCCTCGCAGCCGCCCATCTCGGCCCGACGCGCATACCACCTGCGCGCGTCGACGAATTCCTCCAATTGGAAACAGGTCTCGGCCAGAAATAGGACCGGTCGCGCACTGTCGGGATCGCGCTCGACCTCAGCCAGCAACTGATCGCGCTCCTGCTCGGACTTATGCCTGAGCAAGTTGCGATTGCGCAGTTGATGATCTTTATTGCTGTCTGGATCCATCGGATGCACATCGATACGACCGCCCTGGGGCGCAGCAGCTTCACGGTTTACGTTGTCCAGGCTTGCCGGCAGTGCATGTCTTAAAATGTCGGCTTGGCTGCGACTTGTGAAGATCTGGTAGCCGCGCTCGGCGAGCTCGTGTCGCGCCCCGTCGTCGCGAAGAAGCTCCGCACAGCGATCGACCAACCCGTCGTAGTCGGCGAACGCGACGCCGGACTTAAGTTCATGTTCTGATGCTGAATCTGCGCCACGTTCCGAGACCACCGCACGCTTGTTCGCGAGAAGGTAGGAGACACGCGCGATTTCGAAAATTTTCGCGTCCCAGTAGTGGATGTTGATCACGATCTTCGAGCGCGCGATCCAGGCATCCCGGCTCGCGCCGAGAACACCTGACAGCCATTTGACCCGAAGACCTCGGTCGCGAAGTTTCCGGAGAACGGCGTAGCGACGTTCGCTGAGTACGCCGTAGAAAAGCACGTCGATATCCTCAACGGCTGGGGCAATCCGGGTCAGCTCGGGAACGTAACCGATCGGAACATAGGTCGGCCGAGGCAGTCCCAACCTCGCCAGGTACTCGATGTTGGCCAGACTGTAATCCCAAGTCGGGTAACGCCGAAAGAGGTCGACGAAGTCAGGCATCGCCATCCACGGCGAGTCGTCACCTAATTGCTCGAGGTTATAGAAAACGGGGTTAGTCGGGGCCTGAAGGCCATAGTGGACGAGGTGATTTGCGCCGAGAACTATGGTGCGCCGGTCGTCAAGGTCGAGGCGGTCCGTCAGCACCGAGTCATAACCGAGCGCCCGAAGAGCGTAATGCAATCCTTCCGCGACCTCCCGGAAAGCTCCGCCAACGGTCGGATTACCCGGAGGCGACACAACTGCAACGGCGAACGGCACGGGTGCAGCGTAAAGGACGAGCAACGTTGAGTGACGCGGATTAACCACTCACTGGATTGCAGCGAGTCATTGGTTGAACAGATTATTTGTCCCGTGTCGACACGGAGCGCTCGGTTTTCAGTTGAGCGTCAGCGAGTTTGGCGCGTTGGGTTTCAGTTGAGTGTTGAGGTGCAGAGCACTTCGTCGAGGGTGGCGGTGTGTGGCGTGGTGTCGGTGGTTGGGTGTAGGCGTGTGGTGTCGTGCATTGCTGGGCCGGTGGCCATTGTTGTGGTGAGTAGGTAGCGGCCGGTGTTGGGTGCTCGGCGGATCGTTTTTTCGGCGGCGCTGGTGCCGGTCAGTTTGGCTGCGTCGTTGAGGTTGATGCCGACCTGTACGACTTGGGGTTCGGCGTCGAGCACTGCGGTCAGGCGGGTGATGTAGTGGTCGGGGGCGAAGAATCGCCAGCCGTGGCCTAGGTGCAGCCAGAGCCGTCCGTGGATGTGAGCGCGCAGCTGCGTGAGGTGGGCGGAGGGGTCGGTGCCCTCGACACCGGGGTCGGCGTCGATGAACTCGAGGAATTTGTAGCGTTGCTGCAGGGTGGCGCGGTCGGCGGTGGTGAGGCCGGTGTCGAGGGCGAGGAATCGTCCGATTCGTGGGGCGTCGAGGCAGCAGTTCAGGAATGTGTTGATGGTGTGCCCGGTGGTGTGAGGGTCGGTTCCGGTGATGAGGCTGACGGTGACCTCAGCGTGGCGGGTGGCGTTGGCGAGGCGGGCCACTGTTGCAGCGGGATACTGTTGGGTCGCCTCAAGCATGGCCGGTACTGAGTAGTCGCGGTTGGTTGCGATCCGTTGGCGCTCATCCTCGGGGATGTCAGGGCGGGCCAGTAGGCGCCGGCACAGTGTGAAGGCTTCTGCGCGGCGGCCGATCCAGAATGCGCAGGTTGCCTGCTCGTCGGCGGCGCGCCAGGTGTAGATCTCGGCGGAGTATCCCAGGACGAAGAGGTCGTTTTCGGGGAAGGGTGTTTCGGTGGCGCGCCGGGCGTATAGGTAGCCGAGCTGGTAGCGCTGTTCGTTGCGGCACCGAAAGGCGATGGCGTGCAGCGCTTCTGCGCGGGTTGGTCGAAATTCCCAGGCTTTGATGTAGGCGTCGTGAACCTCTGGCCAGGGTTCATCGAGTTCTGCCATTGAGGCTGCGAGCCGGTACATCGCCCAATAGACCTCTTCCTCGCAGCCGCCCATCTCGGCCCGACGCGCATACCACCTGCGCGCGTCGACGAATTCCTCCAATTGGAAACAGGTCTCGGCCAGAAATAGGACCGATCGCGCACTGTCGGGATCGCGCTCGACCTCAGCCAACCAGAGGTCGCGATCAGGCTGAATCTTGTGTCTGAACAGTTCCCGCTCGCGGTTCTGACGATCCACGCTATCTTCTTGGCCGTCGTGGCTCACCGCGGTAATCGGATCATCATGCGCAGTGATCTCTTGGCCGACGCTCTCGAGGTCTGAGAGCGCGCTTCGCAGAATCTCGGCTTGGCTGCGACTCGTGAAAATCTGGTAGCCGCGCTCGGCGAGCTCGCGTCGCGCCCCGTCGTCACGAAGAAGCTCCACACAGCGATCGACCAACCCGTCGTAGTCGGCGAACGCGACGCCGGACTCCACGTCGCGCTCTAGCGCCGGATCTCCACCACGTTCCGAGACCACCGCACGCTTGTTCGCGAGAAGGTAAGACACGCGCGTTATTTCGAAGATCTTCGCGTCCCAGTAGTGGATGTTGATCACGATCTTCGAGCGCGCGATCCAGGCATCCCGGCTCGCGCCGTACGTGCCCGAGAGCCATTTGACCCGAAGACCTCGGTCGTGCAGGTCCCGAAGAATGGCGTACCGGCGCTCGTACGTCGCACCGTAGAAAAGCACGTCGATATCCTCAACGGCTGGGGCAATCCGGGTCAGCTCGGGAACGTAACCGATCGGAACATAGGTCGGTCGAGGCAGTCCCAACCTTGCCAGGTACTCGATGTTGGCCAGACTGTAATCCCAAGTCGGGTAACGCCGGAAAAGGCCGAAGAATCCAGGCAAAGTCGTTGACGGTAAGTCGTCGCCCAATTGCTCGAGGTTATAAAAAATAGGGTTTTTTGGCGGTTTCAGGCTGTTCCGTACCAGAAGGTTGCCGCCAAGTACGATCGTGCACCTGTCGTCAAGGTCGAGGCGGTCTGTCAGCACCGAGTCATAACCGAGGGCGCGAAGAGCATAGTGCAATCCCTCCGCAACTTCGTCAAATGCCTTGCTGTGTTGGAATTTCGGAGGTGACGCGATCGCGACGGCGAAGCGCATGAATGCAGAGTATCGCAACGGCCGAGGTATTCCTGACTTAACGTCTTCTTTGCTGTTCACGGGTGTCATGGCGATCGACGTGAACGCTTCGTTTGTGCATCAATGAGAATGAGCGCTACTGCGTACGTCTACGGTACAGCGGCCATTGTGGCCCTGACCGGCTCCGTCTGTGGCATCGTTGCGGAAATGGATGAGCGCTGGGACGAGGGTCTCGACGACCCGTTCGAAGACGCGATTGATGAGGCGCTCAGTTCCTTGCCCGCCGATCTCCGCAAGGCGATCAGCAATGTTGCGATCGTTGTCGAGGAAGAGCCTCCCGACGGGCGACAGCTGCTTGGCCAATACAGCGGGGCGCCGCTGGCAGCAAGAGGGTGGAGGCCGGATGGGATGTTTCCCGCAAAGGTCAGCATATTCCGCGGGCCGATCACGCGGCTCAGCGCTGGCGACGCCGGTCGCTTACGCCGCGAGGTGAGACAGGTTGTGCTCCACGAGCTCGCGCATTACTTCGGTGTCAAGTAGCGCGCGGTTGAGCGAGCTGGATGGAGGACGGCACTCTATCGGCGCGGTATCTGCATCTGGGCTTTCCGCGGCGGGTCAGGTTGATGTCGCTCTGGCTTGACATACAGCCCGCCGACGCTAGGCGCCCGTTGCAGGTGACGCTTTGTCGATTCATCGGCCCGCGAGAGTCCTCCTGGCATCGCTACCGAGTCCTATGCCGCCGCAGGGTGGCCCGGGCGTCGTCAAACGTGTCTCGCGCCGCGAT
This genomic stretch from Mycobacterium paraterrae harbors:
- a CDS encoding FkbM family methyltransferase, with the translated sequence MKGTYRGEVEREKVRESFRGQVVPKLMRLEVQPLLNFYPNQRDLMVLDIGANKGQWTRALLNVFGDRVGRVHMFDPSPENYRELCNREDSLAGLGIEESERITVYPSAMGRTPGMATLYTNEDGSPLGSLIEHEEPGWGEWGKDIRLDTTIEVPVDTVDDFISRSQIDSVDIMKLDTEGFEMDVLRGAAQSIHEGRIKLILFEFGVNQVESRHFFKDFWLFLTHRLYKIYFIDDAGKLHPISRYEYRWEQFNRNYEFVAFRGV
- the istA gene encoding IS21 family transposase — protein: MKSDGELMEILNAYDLTGSYRAAAELCGCSHHTVKKAVEDRNAGLPPATRRARMIDDWRDLLETWVADSKGKIRGDKAHDKLVALGYTGTDRTTRRSLAEIKAQWRLGNTRVHRPWITEPGLWLQYDFADGPLVAGRKIVLLVAWLAWSRYRVVVALRDRTAPSVFAGLDRIFRIVGGAPTYLLTDNEKTVTTGHIAGVPVRNRAAVTFGRYYGLSVLTCEPADPATKGGVENAVKLAKADIVPTETNLLPQYDSFADVEAACAGFTTEINARVHRITGRRPAEMLIQERPALHAVPDLPHTAALGVTRRVPDNTPMVTFDHCQYSLPATLLGQTVWIRDHDGTDEVVICALDGGGPVEVARHRRAAPGSPAINDDHFPEHRDKVPGDYRVRARTVSEQTFLALGPGAAVWLKEAAAVGTERILQKMAHAVELSALTGRADVDWALGHAGVHGRFATGDLDSILASKGMDTTRRGADEDTSLAQGTSGWNLFGRNVIDADEAGIA
- a CDS encoding glycosyltransferase, producing MDDAPRRELFDEELYLRTFPDVAQAVRDGLFSSGHHHWTLHGRFEIAAGQRESGPFVLAPIEKGAQNSAAGNDLVADLAAKERPLAVAKPDSTQKNGDSPESVKRTNERGRPGIAEASDAGEHDAQAQFHPALRYAFRAEELVKAGDIEGAAAAIAEAVGAARPSDTGILLFAGDIFSRVHFPPGPLVIKAAQAPLRDAEYDRLISIWTEHCRAGLSEADVESLFLAAKTHLSGGTPSGPLATNNAKLWPFILAAMTGSIRLPIAAQMRIFDHLQETISVESGDTIRSRVWPVLLPALHDYVGVVSVRAMQGGLEDLAALVTEFTALLFREFHEQAVAERLLEVASSLDPALRADPFYRSTYVQVLEGRSANYEIAAYLGSIDEPELTAPNLFLAAYRASTALTVSNPADFLPTLDWLCRLSGEVYEKDPNVVQQAAQLIQGELRRFTDAMIGRTQQRANRGDLSGGRRQRFEILEHGLAVLRSLEATQHLAATPAAVSDEQIRPARILVIGSRNLAQCWLYRVQQKVEFLRMAGYDAVPIDFGSVSLTEIYEQLCFASHAIIFRLPAFTDVLMLTIYAKRLGVKLFYDIDDLIFDDRHFPGPLESYSGLITRDTHTHLAMDNPFFQVAMSAAGDVIVSTQPLADLARELLGPSARVQVHRNMVGLELAATAKLPRLRKDDEKVRIFFGSGTLAHKAEFYESVIPAIARIMDKRPEVELHLVGAFVAPAELARFASRVRIEPAGKTYGDYVDLVREADINIAVMEDSIAVDCKSELKWFEAGIFGIPSVVSPSRNYADVLANGKDVIFARTTKEWHDELLRLVDKPALRKRIGAEAKRKIEQDYTWRSGVDSLSSVLGLGAPRAAAQHRRTRLLFVNVFFWPQSIGGATRILEDSVRYISEHYPDEFELYVLCADESPDPRRPYHIEQYWYGAAMVTRISVPRRPWSDHEDARVESFVRRFVREYQIDLAHVHCVQLLTAAALRALCDSGVPTVVTVHDAWWLSVSQFLFSPRGEVIAPGWAEWAASELVGADSEERAKLLARRLDLMALLGRASRVLAVSESFAEVYRAAGLATVGVNENGVTELPALPERRHRHDGAPIVIGFVGGMSAHKGYDLLREVVRETSLPHLEFLIVDHAMDFESSRRSRWGESLVRFVGRYPQTRVHELYAEMDILAAPSLWPESFGLVTREALLAGVPVIASDRGDVGRHVRPGIDGWIVDVTTPQALHDLLARLDRGEETVPVVSLELSFRRPSDQVEELVTLYVGGHEKLPTGGHESARSRPIRTAHRRIRKCPQAAMNLPRPT